The Vibrio marisflavi CECT 7928 region CGATTATGAAGAGTTAAAGCAATGGGCAGAAAAGCTCAAAGTAGAAGCTGAAAACTCTCCGCTAATGGAAGGTGCAGAAATAAATTACTCAGAGAAGACACCTGAGTTGGTCGTAGAAATTGATAAGCAGCGCGCTGCTGAGCTAGGTATTAGTGCTGCCGATATTTCAGATACCCTAGAAATCATGCTAGGTGGTAAAAGTGAAACCACCTATGTTGATAGAGGTGAAGAGTACGATGTTTATCTTCGGGGTGATGAAAACAGCTTCAATAATTCTTCAGATCTGAGCCAGATATACATGAGAACCGCTTCAGGCCAATTAGTGACATTGGATTCTGTTGCCAAAATCGAAGAAGTGGCATCGTCTATTAAGCTTTCACACTACAACAAGCAGAAGTCAGTCACCATTTCAGCTAACCTTTCTAACGGTTACACACTAGGTCAAGCGCTAGATTTTCTCGACCAAAAAGCGATTGAGATGTTGCCAAGTGATGTCTCTGTAAGTTATTCGGGGGAATCAAAAGACTTCAAAGAAAACCAATCGAGCGTTCTGATGGTGTTTGCTTTGGCATTGCTTGTTGCTTACCTAGTTCTTTGTGCTCAGTTTGAAAGTTTCATTAACCCATTGGTGGTGATGTTCACCGTACCTATGGGGGTGTTTGGTGGCTTCTTAGGCTTAGTTATTATGCAGCAAGGCATGAATATCTACAGCCAAATTGGCATGGTGATGCTGATTGGCATGGTTACCAAGAATGGAATACTAATCGTTGAATTTGCTAACCAGTTACGTGACAGAGGTATTGAGTTTAATAAGGCTATTGTTGATGCATCAGCACGTCGATTGCGGCCAATTCTAATGACTGCATTTACAACGCTAGCGGGCTCGATTCCTTTGATTTTATCAAGTGGTGCAGGATACGAGAGCAGAGTTGCGGTAGGTACCGTTATATTCTTTGGTATGGCATTTGCCACCTTAGTTACTTTGTTTGTTATCCCTGCAATGTATCGACTCATCTCCAAGTCTACGAGAGCTCCAGGTCATGTCGAGGAAGAGCTCAATAGAGAGCTGAGCCATGATGTGAAATCTCGAACTACACATTAAAAATTAAATAGCCCTAGCTTACAAAACATGAGCTAGGGCTTTATTCTAAGTGAGGTTTGAAGCTAGCCTTGATTTTCTTCTATGCCTTTTCTTGATAGGATTACTTAAAGTCGTCTGCGTAGCCTTTTGGTGGCGGCGTCCACTCACGTTCTATTCGGGAATGTTTGTCTGAACGATCAGACTCCATCCCTTGTTTCAACTGTTCTTCTAACTGCATAAATAGCTTACGGTAGTTGTTGTCGAACCGCTCTCCTTCAGAATCATCACGCCAAGCTTCGTACAAGGTATTTGATAGTGCATTCTCTGTTTTTTTAAACTTGTTTTTCTGTTGTTCAACAAAGAAAGGATGTAATCCAAGTTCACGCAACGACGCTGATCCTACTTCTAGCGCAGAGTGATATGTTTCTGACTCAATGATATCGGCACCTGCTTGACGAAGCCGGTAACCATGACCGCGGTCAAAGGCTCTGGCTAACACCTTAACATTAGGGTAGGTATGTTTGACGTATTTCACTAGTTCAACACAGCTTTCTTTGTTGTCAATCGCCACCACAATCAAAGCAGCTTCTTCAATTCCAGCAGTATGCAGCAAGTCTGGTTTGGTGGCATCGCCAAAGTATGCTTTCGTCTTGATTCTACGTAAGGTATCAACTTGTGCTACTTGGTGATCGAGTACGACAGTTTTAATGCCATTTGCAACCAATAGGCGATTGACGATTTGGCCAAACCGACCAACACCAGCAATGATGACGCTGCCTTTTTCATCAATTGTATCTTCTTTTCGGTCGTTTGATTGTAGTTCGAAGCGAGGCAAAATGACCTTTTCAAACAATATAAACAGCCCTGGAGTAAGAAACATAGACAAAGCGACAACAAGCGAAAGTGTTTCTGCAATAGAGTCTGGGATGACATGGTTCTGAACAGTAAAACTGAGTAAAACAAAACCAAACTCACCAGCTTGAGCAAGGCTAAGAGTAAACAACCAGCGGTCACTGTTTTGTATTTTAAAAATTCTAGCCAGCAGATAAAGCACTGCCGCTTTTAACAGCATTACCCCTAAAGTGATGCCAACTATGAGGAAAAAGCTGTTGAATAGCACAGCGAAATTTATCCCCGCCCCAACAGTGATAAAAAACAGCCCAAGTAGTAAACCTTTAAATGGGTCGATATTGGACTCCAGCTCATGGCGAAACTCGCTGTTTGCTAATACAACGCCTGCAAGAAAAGTACCCAACGCAGGAGATAAGCCAACTAAGCTCATTAAGGCTGCTATGCCGACAACTAACATTAAGGCAGTGGCTGTGAAAATCTCTCGTAAACCTGAAGTAGCGACAAAGCGAAACAGTGGCCGACTAAGGAAGTGACCACCGATGACGACGGTAGCAATAGACACAATAATCACGATGCCGTAAGCCCAACTTGGAAGTCCGGCAACAAGGCTTAGTTGTTCATGATGATCTGCTACTGATGCAACTGCTTGCCGCGCTTTTTCAATTAATTCAGGTAGAGCTAGAAGAGGGATAAATGCGAGCATAGGAATAACGGCTATATCTTGAAACAACAAGACTGAGAAGGCGTTGTTTCCTCCCTCAGTCTTGCTTAAACCCTTCTCATTAAAAGTCTGTAAAACAATCGCTGTGGACGACAATGCTAGGATAAGTCCTATTGCTAACGAAATAGACCATGGTTGGTCAAAAGCTATCGCGACTCCCATTGTCGCTGCACTAGTTAAACCAACTTGAAGTCCACCCAGTCCCATTAAGCGGTTTCGCATACGCCAAAGCGCTTTTGGTTCTAGCTCTAGGCCGACAAGAAATAGCATCATTACCACGCCAAACTCGGCAAAGTGTTGAATAGTTGATGTTTCTTTGCCAACAAGCCCAAGCAAAGGGCCGATAATGACACCCGCGATCAGATACCCTAAAACGGAGCCAAGCCCCAGCCTTTTTGCTATGGGTACTGCTATTACCGCGGCGACTAAATATATAAATGCTTGAAGGAAATACGCGGTCATTTTGATTCTCCTTTTATCAGTTCATCCAAGGAGTGATTCAATTTTTCCACACGGCTGGCCTTGTCTAGATCCACTCTATTTTCAACTAAAGCCGTAAGTAGCCTTTGATATTGATTAACGTGGGCATCAAGTCGTCCTTCCTCCATAGCGGTTCTCGAACCGAAAATGGCAAACGGAGCAATGTATTTCATACCTGTTAGGTTTGCTGTTTGCTCAATCGGGTAGAGCAACTCGCGAATGGTAAAATGGTTGTAGCCGTCTGTTTGGTAAGCTTCGGCTTTTCCGCCTGCAGAGATTGCGCACATAAGCACTTTACCTTGCAATGCACTGCCATTTAAGCCGTATGCAAAATCGTATTCAAGCACCAAGTCCTGCCACTCTTTTAAAATTGAAGGCGTCGAGTACCAATAAAGCGGAAATTGGAAAACAATGATATCGTGCGCTAAAAGACGTTGTTGTTCCTTATCAATATCAATGTCATAAGTCGGATACTCGGCATATAAGTCTACGCATGTAATATTCTCTATTGTCTTAGCTTTGCTAAACAGTGGCTCATTGACTTCACTTCTTCTCTGAGATGGGTGTGCATAAAGTATTAGGACTCTATTTTTTGTCATAAACGCTTTTGCCTTTTCTTATTCTGAATGACTTTGTTTGATTCGATCTGGGCTACTGAACAGTGATTGTGGCTAAGTATAACGATAGCTTATTACGAGCTTTTTATGTGCTTGAAACTTAGAAACAATATGAGCTTTAATGCATTCAATTTGACGATGAAGAGTTTGACCTTTACCCAGTAATTTGTAATTGCATAAAAAAGTTGTCGGCTTTTAAGTTGTTGATTATAAATTATTTTTATTATCTTGGAAAAATCGACAATTCTGACCTTTCGCCTTTACTCCTATTAGATATAAAACTTCAAACGACGCCAATGTATTTTATGGTGATGATAGTCCTATCAGTACTTGTGTGCGATTATGAATCACATAAGTTTTAATGAAATAGAGTAATTAAATTAAACGCATTGAAGCTTAAGCTAGCTGTTTAAATAAAAAACAGTGCTCAAAGTGCTTCATTTGCATTTTTATCAGTAAGTGCAATGATATTTCTTTAAAGTGAAAACGTATATTCTCAATCTGTTTTAGGCTATCTACGGTCAGAAATCTTCCAGTCATGCTTTGTCGATGTAATTCGACAATAGGTATTTCACTTACTGCACAAAGCAGAATTTCTACGGTTTCGCTTTGCTTCTTAATCTCTACTTAATGTTACCTACCTTGGTGTCTGTGAGATAGCGTAACTTATACAAGCTAAAAGGAGTTCAAGGATGATCATTTTTAGTGTAAGGCATGCAGCATTAGTTTTAATGAGCCTACTTTTAGTTGGGATGTCTTCTATCAACTTGATCACTTTAAATAAACTGCAGAGACTAGAGGCTGAAGTAAATCTAATTAAGGAGACCATACAGGGTGAGCAGAGTATTGGTCAGTATTTACTTGAACATAAGGATGATATCTTAAAAACGCTAGAGATATACCAGAGCAATCAAACGCCTGAAGAGCTCCGAGAGGAAGAGCAAATGCTTTCCTATCAGTTGTACCATGATTCTGGTGACCCAAACATTGGCAACGCTGAAGGCGAGCATGTACTTGTCTTGTTTATTGATTACAACTACATCGACAGCAGGTATATCGCACAAAACTTAGAGGCGTTTTTACTGGAGTACCCTGAAGCAAAAATTATTATAAAAGAGTACCCAGTTGAAGACGACAGGGAAGGAGATGACTACGCAGCGAAAATGGGTTCAGCTCTGTTTTACTTTGATCCACATTTGTACGAGCACTACCTCACTGCGGTGCTATCGGTATCGTCTGTGACACCTAACTATGTGAACTCAGTCCTGAGCAATTTAGGTGTATTGAACGCAGATCTTGAGCCTTACTTCGAGCGGGCATCCCAGCAAATAAACAA contains the following coding sequences:
- a CDS encoding NAD(P)H-dependent oxidoreductase; this translates as MTKNRVLILYAHPSQRRSEVNEPLFSKAKTIENITCVDLYAEYPTYDIDIDKEQQRLLAHDIIVFQFPLYWYSTPSILKEWQDLVLEYDFAYGLNGSALQGKVLMCAISAGGKAEAYQTDGYNHFTIRELLYPIEQTANLTGMKYIAPFAIFGSRTAMEEGRLDAHVNQYQRLLTALVENRVDLDKASRVEKLNHSLDELIKGESK
- a CDS encoding monovalent cation:proton antiporter-2 (CPA2) family protein → MTAYFLQAFIYLVAAVIAVPIAKRLGLGSVLGYLIAGVIIGPLLGLVGKETSTIQHFAEFGVVMMLFLVGLELEPKALWRMRNRLMGLGGLQVGLTSAATMGVAIAFDQPWSISLAIGLILALSSTAIVLQTFNEKGLSKTEGGNNAFSVLLFQDIAVIPMLAFIPLLALPELIEKARQAVASVADHHEQLSLVAGLPSWAYGIVIIVSIATVVIGGHFLSRPLFRFVATSGLREIFTATALMLVVGIAALMSLVGLSPALGTFLAGVVLANSEFRHELESNIDPFKGLLLGLFFITVGAGINFAVLFNSFFLIVGITLGVMLLKAAVLYLLARIFKIQNSDRWLFTLSLAQAGEFGFVLLSFTVQNHVIPDSIAETLSLVVALSMFLTPGLFILFEKVILPRFELQSNDRKEDTIDEKGSVIIAGVGRFGQIVNRLLVANGIKTVVLDHQVAQVDTLRRIKTKAYFGDATKPDLLHTAGIEEAALIVVAIDNKESCVELVKYVKHTYPNVKVLARAFDRGHGYRLRQAGADIIESETYHSALEVGSASLRELGLHPFFVEQQKNKFKKTENALSNTLYEAWRDDSEGERFDNNYRKLFMQLEEQLKQGMESDRSDKHSRIEREWTPPPKGYADDFK